Part of the Mangifera indica cultivar Alphonso chromosome 4, CATAS_Mindica_2.1, whole genome shotgun sequence genome, ataatgttattaattCAACACAAATTATATTATGCTTCTCTTATAgggatattattaattaatattcatattttacatTCAACAGAGAAGCCTAAAATCAAGTTCACCCATTTCTCTTCTCAGATTTCGGAAATGCaacgaaaaaaatataaaaagatattcttttaaaattttctttataagaAAACCTATTTTCTGGTAATTTACTGGACTGGAAGAAAACACTTGAAAAGGTGTGTGTTTTGCCAAAGAAAAAGATTTAACCACCAATCAAAAAACTGAAAAACACATTTCCATACATGTTCATGTCTAATTATGTCACAACCATTACCCACAAGAATAACACATTATTCCCAACTCAACAATTCTCCTATAAAAGGGAAGGGAATCACCATTACATTGATTGACAAGAAATACAAACATACATAGAATAATAAAAAGGAAAccacaacaacaataacaacaggcaacaaccaaaccaaaaacatttcactTCAATTATTGAAAACTCACAACAAATTCACAATAAAAAAGGATGGTAACATAGCTTTCACATGTGAAGCAAACCCACAAACTTTACTCCATCATCCGGACCCAACAATTCAGCATGGAAACGTAAGTCTTCTGCACTTTGGCCATACAGTAAACCTTTTTCCCGCTTTATTTATAGAGATTAATACCAACATGATGTGATATAGGGGAAAGGGAAAAGACAAAAGCATAACATCAATAAGGAAGGAGAAGGTGGAACGTGGGTCCCAGTTACCTAACGCGCATGCACTTAATCCATGGAGGTTCTCAATGCACCTACTAATACATACCACCACTACCATCAATCTTCCCATGCCTTACAAATCTTTGTGACTTTCTTGAATAAATCTCACCCAAAAGCTTTATAAAGTTTATCATTCCTGGTCAACAAACAAAACCCTGTTTTTCCTTCCTCCAAAGTGTGTTATCATCCcattttttccttccttttacTTTATTATCCCATTAAAAACAGCTCTTaacagagaaaaaagaaaagaaagaaagaagataaaaagcaCCCACAAAACCATAGTTGTTGTAGTGGTTTCTAATTCATCAATCATTCAAGCCAAGAGTTGTTGGGCTAATACCATTCCATCCTTCTCTAGACCTTTTAAACAACATACTATTGTGCAAGGAACAACATAAGAGAACAAAAGTGCAACTTACCGATAGTTACACCCCTAAAGCATTGGCTTTAACTTTTAAAGACTGCAGATAATCTATAGCTTCATCAAGAACCAACAGAGGATCCTTTCCCTTTACACTTGGAATTATACTCTGCAGAATTCTTAATGTCTTGCGGATCTTATCCTTGATACACTGTTCGTTACTCATAATGAAACCCACTTCCTCTCCTTGAGTCTGGTCATTGGCGCAGCTTGATTCTGTGTCATTGTCATATTCATGGGTTTCTTCCAGTTTCACTGAACAAGCAGTGTCAGTTTGTGATGCTTTTCGGTACACCCCATCAAACAATTTCAGCCTTTTGTTCGGGCTGTCAGAGCTACCAACTTCTTCTGAAATTTCCACTATATGTTCACGCTTCTTGTTGCTTACTTCAATTTGGAGTGGAGAGTGATCGGTGCTCTTtacttcatcatcatcactaCAGTCACTATCTTCATCTGAATAAAGTAGGGCATTAATTTCTTCAGTGTCTTCATGCATCTCATTCTCTTCACCACTAATGCTATTCACATCAGATTCTTCATGTAAAGCAGCTTTCAGTGGAGTAAACTCATCCGATTTAATTGCCTGGTTCTCATGCAAACCACAAAAGGAACCTAGTTTTCTCAAAGAAGCAGGTGGATTCAAGACAGAAGGGCAGAAAGAACTGTAAATTAAACGGGTTTGATGCCCTGACTGATCAAACACTAAAAATCCCTTCTGTGAAGACCTAAACATATCATTTGCTATGGCCTCCCCACTGAACCCAAAAGTAAAAGCAGATTGTTTTTCATTAGGATTTGGGGACATATTGGGAACCACAGCCTGTAACTGTGAGGGCAAAGCTTCAAGCAACCTATGAGCTCCATTTGCTGGCTCTGTCTTCAATTTTGCTAGCCCAGGAACTGCAAACCCTGGCAATGGTTTGTTCACAGAAAACATGTACGTACCAGGATTTATACATGGTGGCAAACACTCTGGTTGCCCAGGATCTAGTGATGTGCTCATACAATTCAAATCAGGCAATTGCCAAGTAGAATGCTGAGAATAAAGCCAAGATTCGTGTGGCTTAACCATCCAACCAAAACAATAACCTGTCAATAATAAACAAagcatattttctttaaaaaacaattctggaagaataaataaaaatacatattaacTATGGCAAACAAGCAAAATATAGCAAACTGACCTCAAGATGGCTGGTGCTGATATCTGCAATGGTCGATTACTCGTATTGTATTTCAGGaacaaagaacaaaaaggaTGAAACTAAGAATTTCAGCTTGATAGTATTAACGCAGAAGTAGGACTAATCTACGTGACAGGTTTAAGCAAATGACGGAAATATTGAGCCTGGAATGCAGGAAAAAAAATTGGTGTTAGTCATAGTGTCTTCATTAACAAGAGGGAcaaatacaatttaattatcAAGCTTGGATGCAAATGATCTACTAAAAATAGAAAGTATCTAATGAGCAATAACCTTGAGAAGATATCAAGTACTAACCTGGCAATCCTCCATAGGTTTAAAGCATGCTATCACTCTAACTATAATTGTTGGTTTTCCGGCAATTCCATTCTCATATTTTAACGCTCGAAATCTTGTTTGACTGGCAGCTTGGCACACCATAACTTCTTTACACCCTTGAACGATCAActcaatttttttgaataaaggACAAGACAATAAACTAATACTCTACAATGTGAAAGTATGAAACCGGGAAAGATATAGCGATTGATAACAGATACAACTAAAATTATACGACTTACGGGTATATGGCTAGAACAGAAACTAACAAAGGaagtttaaatatgaaatagATCTGACTGCAATCTTTTCTTAACTAACCCTATAATTATCAcaataaaagacaaaatacTGATTAAGTCCCATGGATTGTTAAAAGAAAGAATGACAAAAACTTGATTAAGGAATTAAGGTTCAAACACGGGTAAAAAATTTACAGAATAACTCTGCAATATAAATTCAAGCGCACAACTCTTCGGTAAACATCAACTGAAAGACTCAACCAAGgcatattgttttatttctctGAACTATTGATTTATCCACGGTCTGGAATCGCtcaatgataatttatatacttaaatttcctgcaaaataaaaagaaaaagtagatatatattattcaaaggCAAAATCTTTGTAACCAGACAAATCTTCCTAACTTAACTATCCATTTGGCTGCTGGGAAaatagattaataaataaatcacaGAAGCAAAACAATGGGGTAAAATTCCGCAACAATAATCATTTTCTgaactaaaaaagaaaactaaatgttactgatacaattatatttacttaaaaattaatgaaacatgTCGCAACAAAATAGAGTAAAACAAAAATCTACAGAAAACCGAACAATATCTTGATTTTTATACTATATTTCATTTCCAAtctcaagattttttttttcttttcagttatcttgaaacaaaaattagaaattaaatgaTGGACAAATATAAGTTAGTCAGATAAAAACTAAAGGAAGTAAACGAAATAATACATACAGTGTTATATGTTCTATTTTCTCAATAATTTAGAAGGAAGCAACATCAAcccatcaaataaaaaaatcaacaaaaaaatgaactcaaaacGATCTCAGCAAACGAAACAGAAACTATCATCAGCCAAAAGATCGCAACAactacttttcttttttttatatatactccAATTTtcacattagaaaaaaaaaaaaagcgaagAAAGATTAAGATCACGAACAGAGAGGAGAAAGATAGACTTACGGTCAGAAGGAGTGGCGTTGAGAATAAGATCAGATTGGAAAGAACAAAGACAGAAGTGAACAGTGAAGAGAAAAGTACAGGCAGCTGTTTGTAAAGAGGCAAGTCAGTAAAAGGATGCTGAGATTATATAGACCTTTTCATGACCATTTTGCCCCTTTACTGCTT contains:
- the LOC123214491 gene encoding transcription factor bHLH143-like, with the translated sequence MVKPHESWLYSQHSTWQLPDLNCMSTSLDPGQPECLPPCINPGTYMFSVNKPLPGFAVPGLAKLKTEPANGAHRLLEALPSQLQAVVPNMSPNPNEKQSAFTFGFSGEAIANDMFRSSQKGFLVFDQSGHQTRLIYSSFCPSVLNPPASLRKLGSFCGLHENQAIKSDEFTPLKAALHEESDVNSISGEENEMHEDTEEINALLYSDEDSDCSDDDEVKSTDHSPLQIEVSNKKREHIVEISEEVGSSDSPNKRLKLFDGVYRKASQTDTACSVKLEETHEYDNDTESSCANDQTQGEEVGFIMSNEQCIKDKIRKTLRILQSIIPSVKGKDPLLVLDEAIDYLQSLKVKANALGV